From the genome of Gracilinanus agilis isolate LMUSP501 chromosome 2, AgileGrace, whole genome shotgun sequence, one region includes:
- the OPN4 gene encoding melanopsin, translating into MNPSPMLRGLSCPAQDTNCTKIMASMSEWNNTEEDAYRLVDLPSITPTAVVLPPSSQNIFPTADVPDHAHYTIGATILAVGFTGVLGNLLVIYTFCRSHSLRTPANMLIINLAISDFFMSFTQAPVFFASSLYKRWIFGEKACEFYAFCGALFGITSMITLMAIALDRYFVITRPLASIGVISKKKTGFILLGVWLYSLAWSLPPFFGWSAYVPEGLLTSCSWDYTTFTPSVRAYTMLLFCFVFFIPLIVIIYCYIFIFRAIQNTNKAVQSIGSSESPASPRHCQRMKNEWKMAKIALVVILLYVLSWAPYSTVALVAFAGYSHILTPYMNSVPAVIAKASAIHNPIIYAISHPKYRMAIAQNFPCLRTLLGVRHPRTRSFSSYRFTRRSTMTSQASDISWLPRGRRQLSLGSESEVGWNNMEAGATSLTSRNQQGSYRVDQETMETRELTATAKAKGRSWETLEKTLEEMDDSSLLETGTLLPSLDLQI; encoded by the exons ATGAATCCTTCTCCCATGCTAAGGGGTCTCTCTTGCCCAGCTCAGGATACCAACTGCACCAAGATTATGGCCTCCATGAGTGAGTGGAACAACACAGAAGAGGATGCCTACCGTCTGGTCGACCTTCCTTCCATCACCCCCACG GCAGTGGTGTTGCCACCCAGCTCCCAGAATATCTTCCCCACCGCAGATGTCCCGGACCATGCCCACTACACCATTGGTGCTACCATCCTGGCAGTAGGCTTCACAGGAGTGCTGGGGAACCTGTTGGTCATCTACACATTCTGCAG GAGCCACAGCCTACGCACACCAGCCAACATGCTCATTATCAACCTCGCCATCAGCGATTTCTTCATGTCCTTCACCCAAGCCCCAGTGTTCTTTGCCAGCAGCCTGTACAAACGCTGGATCTTTGGAGAGAAAG CATGTGAATTTTATGCCTTCTGCGGGGCTCTCTTCGGCATCACCTCCATGATCACGCTGATGGCAATAGCCCTGGACCGGTACTTTGTGATCACTCGCCCTCTGGCCTCTATTGGTGTGATTTCGAAGAAGAAGACCGGCTTCATTCTCCTCGGAGTCTGGCTGTACTCTCTGGCCTGGAGCCTTCCACCTTTCTTTGGATGGA GTGCCTATGTTCCTGAAGGGCTCCTCACGTCTTGTTCCTGGGATTACACAACCTTCACGCCGTCGGTCCGGGCTTACACCAtgctgcttttttgttttgtcttcttcATTCCTCTGATCGTAATCATCTACTGCTACATCTTCATCTTCAGGGCCATTCAGAACACCAACAA GGCTGTTCAGAGTATTGGATCCAGTGAGAGCCCGGCATCCCCAAGGCACTGTCAAAGGATGAAGAATGAATGGAAGATGGCCAAGATAGCCCTGGTGGTTATCCTGCTTTATGTGCTGTCCTGGGCCCCCTATTCAACTGTGGCCCTGGTGGCCTTTGCTGG GTATTCCCACATCCTGACTCCCTACATGAACTCTGTGCCAGCTGTCATCGCCAAAGCCTCTGCCATCCACAATCCCATAATTTATGCTATCAGCCACCCCAAGTACAG AATGGCCATTGCCCAGAACTTTCCATGCCTTAGGACCTTGCTCGGTGTAAGGCACCCTCGCACTCGATCCTTCAGTAGTTACCGCTTCACCCGTCGCTCAACTATGACCAGCCAAGCGTCTGACATCAGCTGGCTGCCCCGAGGAAGACGTCAGTTATCCTTGGGCTCTGAGAGTGAAGTC GGTTGGAACAACATGGAGGCAGGTGCCACAAGTCTGACCTCAAGGAATCAACAGGGGTCCTACAGGGTGGACCAAGAGACCATGGAAACAAGAGAGCTGACAGCAACAGCCAAGGCCAAGGGCCGAAGCTGGGAGACTCTGGAGAAG ACATTGGAGGAGATGGATGACTCATCCCTGCTAGAG ACAGGGACCCTGCTCCCCAGCCTGGATCTTCAAATCTAA